The following coding sequences are from one Apodemus sylvaticus chromosome X, mApoSyl1.1, whole genome shotgun sequence window:
- the LOC127675656 gene encoding protein phosphatase inhibitor 2-like isoform X1, protein MAASMASQGPIKGILKNKTSPSSPVVASAEQPRLTFKKKLNKKSQKWDEVNILATYHPADKDYGLMKIGEPNTLYRNPITCDDDANSDSECNEMMSPDFLAKKLAVDDVSEPKDMEQESSEEEDNCLSPQDLEKKRQFEMKRKLHYNEGLNIKLARLLISNDDDEDEGMSETAD, encoded by the coding sequence ATGGCAGCCTCGATGGCCTCGCAAGGGCCTATCAAGGGAATCCTGAAGAACAAGACCTCCCCGTCTTCCCCGGTAGTGGCCTCGGCTGAACAGCCCCGCCTGACCTTCAAAAAGAAGCTGAATAAAAAGTCCCAGAAGTGGGATGAAGTTAACATCCTGGCAACGTATCATCCAGCTGACAAAGACTATGGTTTGATGAAAATAGGTGAGCCAAACACTCTATACCGCAATCCAATAACTTGTGACGACGATGCTAACAGTGATTCCGAATGCAATGAAATGATGAGTCCAGATTTCTTAGCGAAGAAATTAGCTGTTGATGATGTCTCCGAGCCAAAGGATATGGAACAAGAAAGTAGTGAAGAGGAAGATAACTGCCTCTCTCCTCAAGATCTAGAAAAGAAGCGgcaatttgaaatgaaaaggaagcTTCACTACAACGAAGGACTGAATATTAAGTTAGCCAGACTGTTAATTTCAAATGATGATGACGAAGATGAAGGAATGTCAGAGACTGCAGACTGA
- the LOC127675656 gene encoding protein phosphatase inhibitor 2-like isoform X2, protein MAASMASQGPIKGILKNKTSPSSPVVASAEQPRLTFKKKLNKKSQKWDEVNILATYHPADKDYGLMKIGEPNTLYHFLAKKLAVDDVSEPKDMEQESSEEEDNCLSPQDLEKKRQFEMKRKLHYNEGLNIKLARLLISNDDDEDEGMSETAD, encoded by the exons ATGGCAGCCTCGATGGCCTCGCAAGGGCCTATCAAGGGAATCCTGAAGAACAAGACCTCCCCGTCTTCCCCGGTAGTGGCCTCGGCTGAACAGCCCCGCCTGACCTTCAAAAAGAAGCTGAATAAAAAGTCCCAGAAGTGGGATGAAGTTAACATCCTGGCAACGTATCATCCAGCTGACAAAGACTATGGTTTGATGAAAATAGGTGAGCCAAACACTCTATACC ATTTCTTAGCGAAGAAATTAGCTGTTGATGATGTCTCCGAGCCAAAGGATATGGAACAAGAAAGTAGTGAAGAGGAAGATAACTGCCTCTCTCCTCAAGATCTAGAAAAGAAGCGgcaatttgaaatgaaaaggaagcTTCACTACAACGAAGGACTGAATATTAAGTTAGCCAGACTGTTAATTTCAAATGATGATGACGAAGATGAAGGAATGTCAGAGACTGCAGACTGA